GGTCTCTCGCGTGGCCGCATTGGCACCAATCTACCGCATACTAAGTAACTTAGACTGGAAGGAGTAATGAGTGTGTCGTTCGTCCTTGTTGAGAAAGTGGATGTTGTAGGCTGCATGTATGCTAAAATTTACTATtacaactcacacacacacacacacacacacacacacacacacacacacacacacacacacacacacaccacacgcacgcacgcacacacacacacacacacacgctcagcAATGAAACTTATTTATTACTCACGTCATAGAATCCTGCTATTCTAGTCATCACtagtttattgatatcaactgtatACCTCTGTGCCTGGGCATCCGATTATCGTTGCTCTTCGATTGCCATTTTGTGATGGATAGAAAGGAGCCAATTTGTGCAGTCAAGATCATAGGGATAGATCTGGTTTAAACACTACAAGTACTTGAGCATGAGTTACTGTTAGGGTCTGAGACAACAActaccacacccacacatatTTAGGTACATACAACACATTCATTGTACTGACAATGTACAAGGCAATTTTAAGAAAAGGACACGTGGTAGAACAAGTAGCAGAACGTGTgtattataaaataaaataattggAGTTCATGATAACGTAAATAGTATATAAAACGTTACAGAAATAAAGTTTGTACAAATGCAGTCActttgatggacaaacatgctCCACCAAGTCGCAGCTAAAAATATGTTCTGCTTGCAATCTGCGATTGATATCACACATTGCTGTGATAATTGAGCGCCGAGTGGCTTTGACGCCAAATTTCTTCGTCCACATGTCCAATGCTTTTTTAGTCTGTGCAAATGAATTCTTATAATCGCCTTTTATTATATCTATTCTGTCCATAGTGAAGAAGGTCGGTGATAGATGGGATACAAATTCCTGCCAACAAGCAGTGACTTTACAAGTGACGGACaacatctctttgtctgtgcatttgcTCTTTGCACTTGACTCTAGTCTCTTTTGCTGCTCAGTTTCTACTACAGTAAAAAATTAGAGTAAACCACAATGTTACAAAGTAGAAAGTGGAAACAATAATATAACAGTGAAAGTGACCGTGTTTTCTAGCTACAACCAAGTAAATGGTAAAACAATTTTTGTCCAGATTTTCTCACCTTTATCTGTCCATTGATCTACTGCTTCCGATAGTATGCTGCTGTCATCTTCATGATCATTGACAATACGAGGTAACATCTCTGCAGACGAGTCAATGAAAACGTGTACAAAATATCCGAGACGAGTTTGTCCATCTGAAGAAAATATGTGTATCTCCACTCGATCAGCATGTGGCCAAGctacacacaacaatcaaGGTAAACACATGACTATCATGTCAAACGTATGTAACTTACCAGGAGTAACAGTTTCTATTGTACGACTATCCAGTCTTTCCCCTGGAACTTCTTCAACTGTCTGACCTGTAGTATCTATGTACCGGAAAGTACATCCTGAGTAAGGAACTTCACTTCCAACAGAAAGACGAACTAGCAATGAGCTTTTCTCCTGACAGAAAGATACAACAGAAATCTTAACAAAGAAGCAACAGTCTAAGTATTTCCCTGGGATAGTTATTATGCCATTAAATAAATTGGTACGTACTAAATGTATTAACAACATACACTAATAGTGCTAGTGCCAgtgcacgcactcacacatgTAGgcacgcgtacacacacgcacacacacacacacacacacacacacacacacacacacacacacacacacacacacacacacacacacacacacacacacacacacacacacacacatgcacacacacaaacttagTTACTACCATAAGCTCTCTCTGTGCATGCAAATACTGAGGCTTAACTACAACTAACAAAACATTCTTACTTGAACTTTGCTATAACTGGGGCCAACACCACATTGACTGACAGTGTGTACATTGGCAGGTTGTTGTATTATTGATCCTACAAGtcattacacaaacaattgTGAAACAAACTTAACTCATCCAAATGTAAATAACAAACTTTGTGATGAAGTTCTATCCCTTGCTGCTGTTGATGAAGATGTGGAGCCAGAAGAATGTAGACCCTCTTCACTACAGAAGTACAATGCTTCCTGTTCCTCATCTGGAAGAGAAGGAGAGTGAGAAGGTAAACTGGAATTTGATGAATCAGCTGATTTGGACAGTTTGTGAACTGCTTCCAGCGTGAAGTAGAACTGCACTTCACCTTGTTTGATGTACTCAACACGAACAGGGACAACTAAACTATCAGGACGAGGGCCATTGATTTCAACCTCAAATGTAAAGCAATGATCGTGATCAAATGGTTGATCCCACAAATATTTGGTTGGATAGTGAACTTCAGCATCACCTCGACACAATGACAATTCTGAGCCATGTTGGGGCCTGATGACCACAAGACCTTGCTTACGAACTTTGATCTCTCTCACTGGACACATCAGGATAACAGGCAATGATACATGTCCTTGATGGTCACGAATAATTTTCTGACCAATTTCTTCATATGAATTGAAAAGATGCACCGACAATGACCATTTGCAAGGAGAAAGACTTCGACCAAGAACTACACATCCCATCTTCCTTCTGAATAAAATGGTTGGGCTCTTAATAAAACTAACAAGCCACACCCACCCACTAAAACTGGTCACCTCTACTGACCAGCTGTTGGGATCAAATGGAATGTGAGACTGCACTTCCTGAGTATCAGGAGAATACACTACCACACCACGCCATCTCCACTTCGTCTCATCAAGTCTTGATTCACATCTCATCAGAGTGAACGACCCACCTGCTGAAGTCACATCAGCTATGGTGTTGATACACACTTTGATTGGCTTGCTGAATGAGACGTCATGGGGACCAAGAAAAATAACTGGACTGACCACTTGGTAGCCACTAGCAGAGACGGGAGGCATATACTTATCAtgcatgaatgaatgaatggagaATTGTGTTGGTGATTGAACGGCACCCGCTGGAACAGTAATGCTCACACTGCCAGCACTCAGCTCTCCTCCCTCACTGCCCATCGTCTCGTGGAATGACAAGCCATCACTGCTACCAACGTGCAACACTTCCAATGTACCACCCACCCACAATGGGTGGCATAGATCAGAAATGTCAAGATTTtctagtaaacaaacaacatgggATGAGTTGCTTAATGGATTGTATGCAACATGTCATACCCATTGTGGGTGCAGATTGATCGGAATGATCGTCACCCTACACAGAAAAGAGAGATCAGAGTAGAATACAGAAATTACACTCAATCAAGTGACAAAAATTATCAAAACTCAAATCATTTACTAAGTTGATAAATAAGACAAAAGTAAACGTAGACAAATATATCCCAACCAACTCATTAaataacagaaaaacagaaacCACAACATACATTCAAAAGTGaggaaacagaaacaaacaaatcagtgtaagtaaagcaacaaacagactgactggtcgacacaagcaacaatcaaacaaacacacaagcaaacagatgatgACTGTTGTAAGTCTACTATCATTCTCTACCTGATCCTCAATCAATGACTTTCTCTCAAGTCTATTTCCTCTCTCTAACACATACAAGTAGTTCAACACAATCTTTACAAAGCCAATGATTGTCCtcaccatctgtctgttccaCTTCTGCTTTCCCTTCACCAATAATTATGTCGCCAGATTGTGGCCGTTGGAATGGGCTGAGTCTCCTCAGTAGACACATTACTGCACAACAAACTCAATAATCACAACATTAACCTTCCGCTCTAATATCAGACCTTCTGCTCTCTGCCTGCTGTCGCTCGGCTGCTGGTTAATATTGATGATTCGAAGAGCAGCGAATAGAGCAGGCTGGGCACGTGTGTAGTCAGCAATATTTAGCAAACATTCTGACCATAAAATCAATgctgaaaacagaaaacagcaacTGTGACAGATGCAGGTAAAGAGAAATGAGGAAATTCTGACTGGAGATTTTGTCAGAATGATTTTGATGGAGACCAACTGCTTCAATGTCGACAGCTTCAGAAAGAAGTTTTTCTGCTTCTTTGTTGTTCCCTTTTTTCATTAGACATTTCCCCAAACATTTCAATGCTGTACAAATCAAGacacattgatacacacacatgctgatTTGACATTATAGAACATTTAGACATACAAAAAGCTGTCTGAGGATGTTTCTCATGGAGTGAATGTCTGTAGATGTCAAGAGACTCTCTCAAGTATTGTTCACTCTCATCCAAGTTTCCTACTTCCAATAAACACTCTCCCAGTTGACCAACAGctgagaacaacaacaactcgtAACCAACACATGACAATTATGACTGATTTATACTGCAGTATCAACATGTGCAAATGATAATCAGCATGTCAAGCTCACAATTCACATAAAGTTGATGtcaaaagaaagacaagtaACTAACCACTAGCCACATCAGGATGTTCATGATGGAGACTTGATTTATACATCCTGACACAGTCGGTCATCAGCTTGATTGATTCACTTACTTCACCTTGTAGGTCCAGACAGTTAGCAAGTGAGAATTGAACTGAAGAAGATAAACAATGATGATATTATGGACAGCACATTGTCAATGTGAGgtgagtagagttgttttagtAAGAAGAGTGAGACGTCTTACAATTGTATCAGAGAATGAACACATACCACTTGCAAGATCAGGATGATCTTTTGTGTGAGCAGATTTTATGATCTCAAGTGAATGTCTCAATAATCTTTCTGCTTCAGACAGTTTCTTTTGTTTCATAAAACAGTCACCAAGCATCTTCATAGCTAAAATAAGAATAAAGGTGAGAATTAAGACACAACAACTTTTCTTGGTAATCGAGTTGcaagacaacaatcaatgtctaatatatttcaatgcaGTAGTGAGAGATGAGTTCTTTCtcacacaacatgcaaccactgttccagtctgtccatcatAACTGATTAAACGAGACCTTTCTACAGCACATACCCTGCACACTAACattgttgtgtagctgtagAAATGTGCACAGTGTAAGTATGCACAATAACACCAGCAGTCAACAGCAGGTGTGCTTAATAAACATGTTTCGTAATAAGCTACAACTTGAACACCTTGTGTGCCATGTCCAGCACTCTTTAGCAAGAAAGCTACTTTTCTCCTATTTCCATCAGTTTGTTGATGATTACAACTTACATAACACCTACATTTCAAGAGCTCACAATTTTTAGTGACAgctagacacagacaggcaaacagacagacaaacagacagacagacaaacacacagacaaatagacaaacagacagacaaagagacaggcaaacagacagacaaacaaaacaaacagacaaacacataaatggacctatatacataaatacatacaaacagacagacaaccaatcACTCTACCAGCTAGCAAATGCACAGGATGTAACAATTAAGTAATACACAACCACGAGCTCTAATGCATTAAACGTCCCTTTTGTCTGTTACTTACACATTATCATTATGTCAGTATTCTTGTATCCCATCATGCACCACTTGAACAGAATTTGCCTTTCACTTTACATGTGCTTTGtctgacacactgacacagaccaGACGGATAGAAAATAGAGAGAAATCATGgtcaacaaagacagatagCAAAACCAAAAACTGAAGAGATCAACATACACTACACACTCAAATAAATTCATGCAGTAaggcagtggcgtagccatgCTGTTCTTGGGGGGTCAGTACCCCAAAAGTCATGGGCGTGGTTGCTCATCTATTTTTGCAGTCTAATAGAGTGATTTCATGTACATTATGACACAGTACGGTAATGATacgttgttagtttgtaaatcTATACGTATATACAGTTGGCAGTGCCGGGTGTACATGTGAAAAATTATTTTCATCTATGGTACGAATTAAACAAAACTTCGATCAACAATGACAGAGGAGAGGTTGACAAACTTGGCATTGCTGTTAATTTAGAAAGAACAGTCGAAGGCAATTGACAAAGAGACTGTTATTGACAGGCTTGCGGCAGTAGACCAAGGCCACAGACTACGTCTTAAGTACAGTCTCATatcacttatccgacccccTTGGGACCCGACCCTcgttggataagtgaaaatgttggataactgaagctgttatgaactcaactattgttcatattatatagcatttttccacattagatgtacatgtacactgaatgtagatgtgaaTTTAAACGAACCAAATGCCTTATTGATCTAGAGATAAAAATTATACATGATTGATTGTaaatttatatgtatgtacagtaatATGCAGCATGCGTCATTGTCATATTATCTGAAGAATTAAATTTCTAGCCAGCTCGTTAAACTGTATTTCATTCAATTGTGTGATCCATGCATGAATTTGCATTGCCATCATAATGTTATTCATCTCTTCTTGAGGAACTCATCAATTCGAGGCTGGACAAGTGCAGACGCTCGCTTCTTCACAGCTTGACACAACAATGCGTTTATTATGAGGGAGAAGTCAGACTTTAGATAAATACAGATTGCATGACGCATAAAGACCGTGCACTGGGTAACCGAACATTCTAAAACTGATCGCTGAGCGATATAATTCCACGAGTGGACCTTGCAGCGTTCCTGAATGAACCAAGTGAAAACAACCCTGTCCAATTCTGGAAAGTCAGAATCCCGCATCGTGCTACGTTTCTTCCTGCAGTCTCCGCTGTCAAGCTGTGCTTGAAATGCCTTCAACTTCTCCTCCAACTTCAGAATGTCATGCACTGCCAGACGACCAAATCCAAACTCTTCAGCGATGTGCCGGTGCGAAAAGCCCTTCTCCCTACAAAGCTGACAAATTCCAGCTTCTGCTCAATGTTGAGCACAAGTCTCTTGCACTTCGCTGCCTTTCGAGTAGCCATTGCTACGCACAAAGAGAAGAcgcttgaactcactctcaaacttgtttcaagtaACAACTGACCTGCAcgtggatgtacatgtacgtgtacacacaTGCGCAGCTGACCAGCCACGTGATCATCCATGTGACAAGCTCCTGTTGGATATCCAACGTGTCGGATAAGTGAGAGTCAGATAActgacacgcgactgtataTAATGTCAGAGCACGAAATAAGGTCTGAAGGAGCACTGGACATGATGTCCTGTCACCTTCATATTCAGCGGGACATAGGAGCCGCTTGGTCGGACATCCAAATTTGAAAATAGTTTCTTTCAAAGATTTTAAGAAAAATGttctaatcaattaattaaacgttgtTAAAGAAAGTACACCCTTGAAGCAGCTGGCAAGAATTCTGTTCAATTGTTGCAGTCCAAATGATGATACTGCATCACAAATGCTGTCTATTGAAAGGAGATTaccatattatattataggcTGACTCTATTGTCTCTGAAATAGACTCAACTGTATCCATACTCTGGAGCTTTGACTTCGATGATCTTCTTTGCTTGTCACACCACCACAGTTGTATTGCGTTGTTATTGTACTAGCTGCCTTGCTGAGGGTCTGAGACAACAAGGAGGCCAACGACAGGGATTTGTCTGTAGCTCTCTGCATTTTAGCCCGCCTAACGAAGTCATCAAAGTAAATGAAGAATGCTGTCGTAGCTCACCAGTGACAAGGGGTCTCAATTCCCCATGGTGTCGCTTGTCACCATGACTAGGAAGGCTGGCAGCTCTAAAAAGACAGTTCCCGTCAGCTCCAACAGCAAGCGGTACCAAACTGGGGTATTCGCCGTCCAAGTACGAGACAGCCAGCTTTTCGACTGGATAGTGATTGACGTCCAGTACAGGAAATGGAATTATCTTGTCAGGATTCTGTTACCTGCATTCCGGCTTCTCAGTTTACGAGCCACATCGCTGAACTCCACAGTCTTACCTACACTGTAGTATGCAATCGAAATCAGGATAAGGACAAGTGTCGATCAGGATCAGAATACGTTCAAACAGCAGCTTGCACAAGGTGTTGAACGTGCCGTTATGTAGTGACCACGTGTGTGGCATGTGATAGTGGCATGCGTGGGTTggtcctttaattaatgtacaagTGTTCGTGCAAAGGGGACGATCACTTTGTGCCTCTTGCTAAAATTTTACCAGACATACATGTCCGATGACATCTACCAAAGATCGGACAAATTGGCGTTTTGACCGGTAAATGTCCGATcgatgtccggccgttattttGCGATCTGTAATGTCGTAATCAAAATTGCAATTGGCAAATTTAAGTAATACTATATGTCTAATATAGACAGTAGCTTGCGagttgataaaaataaatgtacattttaaacaaaaattgatattaattttgaacaaattaatattaacctcCAAAATTTTGCTCTGACTACGCTACTGAATAAGGCCAAtggctgtgttcacactagggtttagaactgggtttgctactgcttagcataaccaattagaATACATCAGGTCAGCTTACGACAGAAATGTGGGTTAGAGCAGGGCTAGCCTAGCCCTTCCAAAATGTAGGGTTAGtgtagactcgtacccagtcctcctcctacTCCTCCTCCTcacgctccacgtgttttggcacgtgcgtTTTGTTCCACTCACCAGgagaacaaaaagcacgtgccaaaacacgtggagcgcgcaaggaggaggactgggtatgaGTCTAGGGTTAGCGCTGGGTTTAccgcttgtcaaaacattccagtttcTTCATATTGCGTATTACAGCAATGgatcaaagaagattgctctactttgtgtttgtctggcagttttttcttgagcaaatcgaatCCGCAGCACGACTTGCGGAATTCTATAGTGAAAGAGGTTGTCACATCCATAGATTCAGGCAACTGctgctgttctatcacacgCATGTAGTCTCTACACCTAGAGAAGGCACTTGAAGATGGAAAGCGGTCGGAAGATGTTCAATTCTTGTGCGGGAATTGAGTAGCGTAGCTcgagtacatgatacaatcagttgcagCCTGCTAGAGTTCACACAGCCTATTATGACTAATTAGAGGCAACTGGACGAGCtcaagctcaacatgtgagaacacacCTACCTTGCGCAtgatagcacagcagggtgttatgattaattagcaGGAGTTTGCTAACCCAAGTGTGAACACGGtcatacaaactacatatatagtTTCGCGTCAGCGACCGCATCACTCGCTAACCATCCGCATCCCCTCCCCTAGACacctgcgcatgcgcaagcCACCATACTGTTACATGTCCAGCTGGTGCATCCACGTGGCAGCTGCCAACATCATGGTTCCGATGTGTGTTATAGTGTGTAGTCACTTTTAAACATATTAAAGCTGTGAGCTAGTGAAACCTACTGACTACATCCAATAACGTAAATTATGAGTAGAACAATGTGTTAACATTAAACAGATATCACGTACAAGTGTATAGGTACCGTCCGCACCTAAACTTAGGAAGAGGCTGACGCGAAGctatatatgtagtttgtatggcctAATACACAAactctcacacatacacaagcagGGAGAGacacaagagaaagacagacagactggtggtAAGAGAAACATCATTTCCTCTTGTCAAATAAGTTGAAAATctttcaaaaacaacaatttcTCACATATAACACTTACTCTTGGCCACCTCCACATCATTAGCTGGAAGGTGTTTCTGTCGTATTAACAAGCACTCCTCCAGTAATGATGTGGCATCAACATACTTGGATTGATAAAAGTAACAATGCCCCAGAGAAAACAAGGCTGTAagtacaaataaacaaaagtcAGTCACACAGTAAATATACCATatacatacaagtacacaCTCCATCATATGTGACATACACCAACACATACTAGACAGTGACTTTCACTGACTCTCGGCTTCCTCTTTCAAGACATTTACCCCACATTCATTTGTCATGTTGGTGACACCAAACGCAGCAAGTACCTAACCGAGAGTTTTGTTGACGTGTTCTTACCGAGAGAAAATGGACCATAGGTCTACGTTTGGTGTGAATTGCAAACATCATGTAAACATTGCATATATAGGAAGCCTTTGCTCAATATCTGCATGTTTTTCACCACACATACTTACACTACTATTTTCTATGTAATAATCTACCCACATGAAGAACCGGCTGCTCAGCTAGTTACTGTGCAAATAAATGCAACTGACTAAATACGCATTCATCTCTTTAAAAACGTCAGTTGATCACAAACTTTCAGATGTCGAGTGTAATTAAGAGTCACACGGTTAGCAAATGCATTTTCAATCCTAATGATGATTGGTAATTAAGTGAAGTTAGTTGTtaccagcagacagacagatgggcagacaagCAGGCGGGAGGGTAGACAGCAAAGCTAACTATGCAGGGTGCATGCTATTGGAATGATCTCACATGATGTCATTTCCACGTATGATCCTTGCCATCATTATCTAGTTATCATACATGACAAACGTTCATCTAAACTTCACTGCACCATTTAATCACTTTGAGTGATGTAGACTTAGTCTGTATGTATCATGCAGTCCAATTCACTATTAACTGGATTTTAGTCTAAAatcataaacataaaacaaacattacaatacaactCACTGTTAGGCAGTAAGAGATTATGTGTCTCAGGATGTTTTCTCATAACCGATAAAACATTTTCTAGAATTGCTTGTGCTTTCGTATATTCTCCATTAAGTCTGTATGTCTCCCCCAGATTATGAAGAACTAAACAGCAGAACAGAACCACAAACCCTGACTTTACAATTTCTGCAATATTttcaatcaaaacaacattccTCACCTGACAGTCTCACTTCATCTGTTACTTCTAAGTGTTGTTCTGCCATTTGTCTAGCTCTATCACACATTTCAATTGCCTCCAGATAATGTCCTTCTTCTACAAGCTTCCATCCTTTCTCCTTAAGATCTATCAAATACAATCATTGTTACACTCAAACACATTCTGTTTCTCAGCAACATGTCAGACatatatgcacgcatgcacccacccacccacccaatCCTCACACAAACAGCTCATTTCTCCTCATTTCTCAACATTAACT
The DNA window shown above is from Corticium candelabrum chromosome 13, ooCorCand1.1, whole genome shotgun sequence and carries:
- the LOC134189145 gene encoding uncharacterized protein LOC134189145, with translation MDIKKEIRDLKEKGWKLVEEGHYLEAIEMCDRARQMAEQHLEVTDEVRLSVLHNLGETYRLNGEYTKAQAILENVLSVMRKHPETHNLLLPNTLFSLGHCYFYQSKYVDATSLLEECLLIRQKHLPANDVEVAKTMKMLGDCFMKQKKLSEAERLLRHSLEIIKSAHTKDHPDLASVQFSLANCLDLQGEVSESIKLMTDCVRMYKSSLHHEHPDVASG
- the LOC134189144 gene encoding uncharacterized protein LOC134189144; the encoded protein is MCLLRRLSPFQRPQSGDIIIGEGKAEVEQTDERGNRLERKSLIEDQGDDHSDQSAPTMENLDISDLCHPLWVGGTLEVLHVGSSDGLSFHETMGSEGGELSAGSVSITVPAGAVQSPTQFSIHSFMHDKYMPPVSASGYQVVSPVIFLGPHDVSFSKPIKVCINTIADVTSAGGSFTLMRCESRLDETKWRWRGVVVYSPDTQEVQSHIPFDPNSWSVEVTSFSGWVWLVSFIKSPTILFRRKMGCVVLGRSLSPCKWSLSVHLFNSYEEIGQKIIRDHQGHVSLPVILMCPVREIKVRKQGLVVIRPQHGSELSLCRGDAEVHYPTKYLWDQPFDHDHCFTFEVEINGPRPDSLVVPVRVEYIKQGEVQFYFTLEAVHKLSKSADSSNSSLPSHSPSLPDEEQEALYFCSEEGLHSSGSTSSSTAARDRTSSQRSIIQQPANVHTVSQCGVGPSYSKVQEKSSLLVRLSVGSEVPYSGCTFRYIDTTGQTVEEVPGERLDSRTIETVTPAWPHADRVEIHIFSSDGQTRLGYFVHVFIDSSAEMLPRIVNDHEDDSSILSEAVDQWTDKVETEQQKRLESSAKSKCTDKEMLSVTCKVTACWQEFVSHLSPTFFTMDRIDIIKGDYKNSFAQTKKALDMWTKKFGVKATRRSIITAMCDINRRLQAEHIFSCDLVEHVCPSK